The Chlamydia trachomatis A/HAR-13 nucleotide sequence GCTAAAGCCGAAGAACTCCAAGCGCTACAACAAGACAACCTATTTCTACAATCACAAGGATCCTCCATCTCACATCCTCTGATCGCCGAAAGTCCTTCCATGAAACAGCTACTTGATAAAGCTCGCCGAGCGGCTAACAGTTCTGCGAATATATTCGTACACGGAGAATCCGGATGCGGAAAAGAAAATCTTTCATTTTTTATCCACAAGCACTCCCCTCGATCTACTAAGCCCTATATTAAAGTCAATTGTGCTGCTATCCCCGATACTTTGTTAGAATCTGAGTTTTTCGGGCACGAAAAAGGAGCTTTCACAGGAGCAACCACGAAGAAAGTAGGAAGATTTGAACTCGCCCACCAAGGCACTCTTTTACTAGATGAAATCACAGAAATTCCGATCCATTTGCAAGCCAAACTTTTGCGGGCAATACAAGAACAAGAATTCGAACATATTGGAGGAATAAAAACCCTCCCTGTAAACATTCGATTTCTAGCCACTTCCAATCGTGACCTTGAGGAAGCTATTGAAACCAAAGTTCTCCGTCAAGATCTCTACTATCGATTGAGTGTGATCTCTTTACACATCCCTCCCCTTCGCGATAGAAAAGAAGATATCCTCCCTTTAGCTCATTACTACTTAGAAAAATTTTGTAAGATGAATAATAAGCCTCCAAAAACATTGTCTTTAGAAGCGCAAAGAAATCTTTTGGATTATTCATGGCCTGGGAATGTTCGAGAACTCTCTAACGTACTCGAACGAACTGTTATTCTAGAAAACGATCCTGCGATCACTCCTTCTATGCTCGCTCTCTTATAATGATTCTTAACAGGAGTTTTTCTTGTATTTCAGAAGCTTTTCTGGTAACCTTGGATCCTTCCTTGTGCACCGATAGCTCAACTGGATAGAGTACCTGGCTTCGGACCAGGTGGTTGGAGGTTCGAACCCTCTTCGGTGCGCATTCTCTAAAACTTCTTTTCAATTTTTTTATTCTAGTATAAGCGACCCGTTATAGCTCGCTAATCACAGAAGTCTTCTTAATCTTATGAGCACCCCTCCTACAGATGCGCATTGTCTCTTCGATCCTATTCGCTGTAAACCCGTCCCTCCCTTTCCCGAGGAGCACGTTAGACAGGCTTTGCTCTCGTTTCTCATCCAAGAGCTCTCCTATCCCCAACAACAGATCATTGTGGAAAAAGGAATCAAATCTTGTATTCCAGCATCACTCCCGCCTCTCCCTAAAAAAATGCGAGGAAGAGCGGATGTACTTATCCTATCTCCCTCCTCTTACGTCTCTTCAGAAGGTGCTTCTATTTCTTTTCCCCATCCTCAGCCCCTACTATTAATAGAATGTAAAGCGAAAACAGTGACCTCTCTCTCTTTCAGTCAATTGATTAGCTATAACTATTTTATCGGGGCCCCCTGTCTATCTCTAATTAGCGCAAACTCTCAGCTCACAGGTTTTTTATCCCCAAAGACAAAAACATTCGCTTTTTACCAAGGGATTCCTTCATATTCTCAACTGATGAACTTCTATATCCATACATTTTCATGCAAATCACCCTTCCCGGAGTTGTTCTAACAAACTCTCCCGCTGAGAAACAATATGTTATCGTAAAAATTTTCTCGCCAGCAGGGCTTCTTTCTGCCTTCGCAAAAAATGGAGCATCCCTATCCTGCGATTTTCGAGAGTCTCTGTTCCCCATTTCTTTTAGCCTTTTCACGATTCAACAATCTCCTCCCAAAATGCGAAAAGTCATACAGGGGGAGCTCCAAAATCCTTTCACAACGATTAAAAGTTCGTATCCACTTTTGCAAAGCGCAGGGAAAATGATTCAAGCGATTCTCAAAACGCAATGGCATGAAAAGCCCTCTCCCCATCTCTTTTCTCTTTTTCTTAACTTCCTTCAACGAATTCCAGAAACGCAATACCCTAATTTTTTTTCCTCGATGTTCCTACTAAAACTCTTACAACATGAGGGAAGCCTAGATTTATCGCGCTCCTGCACCTTATGTAAAACTCCCTTAGAATCTTCAACTATTTACCGTTATGAAGGAGCTCTATTTTGTGAAAAACATGCTCATGAAGAAACGATCTCCTTCAGCCAAGAAGAAGACCATATTTTAAGAGTGATCGTACAAGCAAAAAAATTCCAAGAGCTCGTTTGTCTAGCAGAATTCCCTATCGACATCGATACAAAAATAGATGCCCTATTCTCCTCCTTCCTTTCAGAAACATCCGAGCCTTCTTCTCTATATTACAAAGGGAAAACGCTTCTCTAACGGAGAAAAATAACTCCTCCATTACGAGTCTCTACATGAAAAGTTAGCGTCACAGGGGATTCTCCTACCAAAGAATTCCGAAAAGTTTTCTTCCAAAAACCTCTTCCTCTCTTGATTAGTGATCCCTCTGCAACTACTTTACTATTCATATCAACCTGCGTATAGACAACTACACCAATGTCTTTAGGTAACATAATTGTAATTGGCTCTTGCTCATTACGAATATAAATAGACGCATTCTTTTTCCACTCCCCTCGAAAATCTAAATCCATTCTGCAGGAGGTACAAGAAAGATTTACAGAAGACAGTTCTGGACACTCTCCCTTTATTTTCGAACGCAGCAATCCAAAAGATCCCTTATAAACCACGCTCTCCAACTTAGGGAAGCTTCCCGTCACATTAAATTGTACACGTTTTTTTCTTTCTGCATGGATTTCCATAGTTTCCATATCTGGATACTGCCCAGAGAAAACAAACCGATCCATATAAAACTGCTCTTCTTCCGCGAGAAAATGCGCGCCGAAAGCGGGTAAACTGAACGTTCCGAAGATTGTCAACAAACAAACTAGTATATGCACAATAACGCCTCTCTTCTCCATCACGAAAGAAACAAAGCTCTACGCATGCACAACGAACTATGCAAGCAAAAACCTACCGTCAGCATACTAGAAAGATAAAAAGATTATCAAAATGAAAAGCAAAAAGAGGATCTGGATAACAAGGAAATCTTGCGAAAGAGGGGACTCGAACCCCTAAGGAAAGCTCCACTACCACCTCAAGATAGCGCGTATACCAATTCCGCCACTTCCGCAAAAAAGAAGACATGAAGAATCAGCTTACTCTGATTGGACTCTTTACTACAAGTAAAAAACCTCTCAGCTTACAAATTCCTATCTATTTTAAAGAAAAAATTGGAGGATTTATCAGAGAAAACTCTTATCCTCTCTATCTCAGTATCTGCCCATACTCAAACAAAGTCTCTGCAAAAGCCCATCCCCTTATTGTAAGAAACCACTGAATATGAGACACTCTTCCTTTCAACGATATAGATGTAATTTCTACCATGCGCTGTTCAGCTTATTGCACTGCTTCATCCTATCACTTGCACGTGCTCTTTCATCTTCTAAAAGTAAACTACCCCTCAGTTCTATCCCGAGAATACGTGCTGATTTCCTCAGAGGAACTAGATGAAAGCGACAAAGCTGCTGTTTTCTTCCCCTTTGGCGTTTGCGTGTTCTGGGGCTGGGAAGAAACTGAAGAATTACAAGTGATCCGTACTATCACCCCATCTGCAGTCAATCCTCTTCCCAACCCAGAAATCGATAGTTACGATTTCCATTACGGAGAGAAACTCCAAATCCGTCGCGATAGGCTGGTTCTGACTAACTCGAACCTAAATACAAAACTTGCTATTTCCTTTGGATTAGCTCAGTCTATCAAGCTTACAGTTTTCGAAGAAACGATTTACAAAACGGTTGAAAACTCGAAATCTCTTCCCCAAGAACTAGCTTCCAAAGGGAAAATTTCTCTATCCCGTAAAACGATTGCAAAAAAAATCGGGGAACTATTTCTAGATAAAGCTTCTGTGAACCTACACTCCGATATCCTTGATGAACCAGATTTCTTCTGGGAACATCCAGAAACTCAACCTTTTTACATCGATGTTTTAACCTGCCTAGACGTCAATGCTCGCGTAAACGTGCTGAATCATAGACTTGCTATCTTAGGGGACGTTCTTGAAATTCTTAATGACCAACTAAACCATCAACACTCCTCCGCTCTAGAATGGACCGTAATCTGGTTAATCGCTCTAGAAGTGTTGGTCACACTACTGAAAGACGTGTTTAACATCATATAAAGGTTATGCAAACTTCCCGGATCAGCTCTTTTTTCCGAGGGCTTGTTCACCTGTACCGTTGGGCGATTTCTCCTTTTCTCGGGGCTCCTTGTCGCTTTTTCCCTACATGCTCTGAGTACGCTCTTGTTGCACTAAAGAAACATCCGCTCAGAAAAAGCCTTTTTCTCATCGCCAAGCGCTTACTCAAATGCGGCCCTTGGTGCATAGGAGGTATCGATCTCGTCCCTAGAACTTCTGTTGAAGAATATCTCAGTTCCCCTACCCCTCTAGCAGAATCCCCAGACGACAGGACTGTGCCACACACCCAAGAAACTTCTTAGTATAGTGTGCCTCTCTAGGCAAAAGTTGAATAAAGGATTGTAAATCGCTATCAGAAAACTCATGCAACACCCAGTCCGCGTCATGTACTAACAAGAGAAGAGCTGCTAAAGGTTCCTGTCTATCCACATAAGCTTTCAGAAAACAGCGCCTCTGATGATCAGAAATCGCCGTTTGACGATTTTCTAAACAACACAGGGAAAAGAATAAGTCCTCCCCTCCTTGGATAATCATTCTTGCCAGAGAAGTGACCGAAGCAGCTTCGATTTCCGCACCAAAAAGGAGAGAACGCACATAGAGAAACTCAGGAAGATGACAAAACCGATACAGAACATCTTCATCCACCATCCCTGCTTCACAATCACGCACCATAATACGAAAAAAACCTCGTGAAGAGAATGGGAACCTCTCTGTAAGCAAATACTGACAAATCCGTGTAAACTCCTGATCATTAATATCCGGAAGTAACCAAGTACGTTCAGGACTTTTGAGTCTAATAAAAGTTAAAGGATGCGTCAGCATAGGAGCGATATCTACAAAATATTTTTGGATGCTCACCCCTAGAGCCCAAGATTTTAATGGATGGCCGAAAACCATTCTCTCTTCCTGCAACAAGGTTAATAAATCGGCAAACGAAGCATTTTCTAGTCTTTCCAAAATGTCTTCAGGAATCTTCCCTATTCGTGAACTTTTAGCGATGAGATTCCCTGGAAAAACCCGTAATTTATAAATATCTTTTCTAAATACGGTCGAATAAATCAAAAGCAGTAATAGGATATTCACAATAGAACTAAGAACGAGAGCTTGCTTCAGCCATTTAATCGTTTTTTTACTTTGCATAGCTCCTGATCCTCTTCCTTCTATCCCCATAAAAACTCCTACATCCCTCTCCCTCAAAATACTTGCTACTATACACGCCACTTCGTAAAATCTACCAAAAAAAAGCTGCATTTACTCATGCTCGTTCCTTTATCCCTATTACAAAAATTCTTCTCTTCTCCTCTCTCTATTGAGGAAATTTTACAAGCCTGTGATCGTATTGGAATCGAAGCGGAATGCTCAAATGTTTTTCCGGATTCCCTTAATACTGTTGTAACAGGGAAAATTTTAAGTGCCTCTCCTCATCCTGATGCAGAAAGACTTACTGTTGCCATCGTTTTTGACGGGAAGGGTGAGCGCCAAATCATCTGTGGAGCTCCCAACTGCCGAGCAGGCATCATTGTTCCTATAGCCTTACCAGGAGCTAAGTTACGTAATGCTTCGGGAGAAATCACTACAATCAAAAAAGCTAAAGTTCGTGGGCTCGAATCACAAGGAATGTGTTGTGGAGCAGACGAATTAGGGTTCCCTCATTTACAAAAAGCAGAGCGTGGTATTTTTGAGTTCCCTGCAGATACTCCTCTTGGAGAAAGTGCCTGCATGCTACTTGCTGGAGCTCCCCTAGAATGCTCGTTAACCCCTAATTTAGGCCATTGCGCATCCTTACTAGGCCTAGCAAGAGAAATTTCCTTTCTATCCCCTGTATCTCTTAATATCCCAGAAGAATTTTCTTTTGCCTCGCTTCCTCAAGAAACTTCTATTTGTGATATGCACGATGCTGGAGCTTGCCCCATATTCTATTCCGTCAAAATCTCGGGTCTATCTTGTCGACGATCCCCAGAATATCTGCAAGCAGCCTTAACAGCTCTTGGACAAAAACCTCTTAACGCCATCGTTGATATTACGAATTATGTGATGCTGTCATTAGGTCAGCCCCTACATGCTTACGATAGCCAAGCGGTGGAGCAAAAGTCTCTCCATGCAGCCACTCTACAGTCAGCTCAACCACTTACTCTTCTAAATCAAGAAACCTATACCCTCCCCGCAGGATCTTTAGTCGTTGCTGATCAGCATAATATCTTAGGATTAGCTGGGGTCATGGGAAGTGCTGCATCTTCTTGCTCAGAAAATACAACAGAAATCATTCTGGAAGCCGCTTACTTCCAGCCTCAGGCTGTAAGAAAATATCAACGCACGATACAGCTGCACACAGAAGCTGCCTATAGATTTACCCGAGGAGTGGATCCTCAAGGCGTATTACCAGTGTTACATGCTGCTATCCATATGATTCAATCTCTATTTCCGGATGCTCAAATCTCTCCTATTCAAAAAATTGGAGATGATAGCTTTTCTCCTTTGTCTTTAAGCGTTCGCCCTAAAACGATTAAAAGACTTCTGGATATTGAGTTCTCGACCGCAGAAATAGTTGCCAAACTCTCTTCTTTAGGATTTCAAACAGCAGTAGAAGAGCAGGCCGTTCGAGTCGAGGTCCCCTCTTACCGTCATGACATTCAGGAAGAGACCGACCTTGTTGAAGAGATCTGTCGCACCACACCATTCGTTCAAAAAACACAAAAAATACTCCCAACCTATACTCCGATCTATTCTTTGAAACGTGAACTCACAGCTTTCTTAGCAAATGGTGGGCTACAACAATTCTTTACCTACTCCTTGCTGGATACAGAAGTATCTTCCTTATCTTTGCAAGAAAGCTCTTTGATTCCTGTACAGAATTCTTCCTGGAAATTACGCGACTCCCTTCTTCCTGGGATGCTAAAAAGTGCGGCTACTAACCTCCATAGGCAAGCCCCCTATGTTTATGCTTTTGAAATTGGAAATGTGTACTCGAAGGAGCAGAACCGTTACCAAGAGGAAGAGCGTGTTGCTATTTTACTCTCTCGCCAAGTAATGGATGATTCCTGGCAAGGGAAAACACCTCTCTCTTTTTATACAATCAAAGGATGGGTGGAAAAACTATTATGCCAGTCAGGAGCTTCTATAGAAGACTTTTCTCTTCAACCCAGCCAGCATCCGAACTTTCACCCTTATCAGCAAGCTGCCTTGTATCAGAAAAAACATCTATTAGGCATCTTTGGGACGTTGCACCCACAACTATGTAGAAAAGCTCAGATCAAACACGATGTAGTCTTTGCTGAGCTTTCTTTAAATGTGCTTTTGTCTTTAAAAAAGAAATCCGGACCTCATTACGTACCCTATCCAATCTATCCGGCCTCTTCCAGAGACATTACAATTACAATAGATAGAGATCTTCCAGCAGATCTCGTACGCAGAGAACTTTTAAGTTTCGAATCTAAATGGCTTGAAAGTGTTCATATTGTCAGTGTATATCAAGGGAGAGACTCTGCATCTCAAAGTAAAAACGTTTCTCTTCGGATGGTCTTCCGTGATCACGAACGAACCTTATCCGGGCAGGAAATAGAAGAAGAATACGAACGTTTAACTGCATTACTTGATAAGAAATTAGCCAACATAGGACAAGGCAACTCATGAAGCGTTTATTTTTTATCTGCGCCCTCGCCCTTTCTCCTCTAGCATATGGAGCTGTTCAAAAGGATCCTATGTTAATGAAGGAGACTTTCCGTAATAACTACGGGATCATTGTCTCTAAGCAAGAATGGAACAAACGTGGATGCGATGGCTCCATCACTAGAGTATTCAAAGATGGAACTACAACCTTAGAAGTTTATGCGCAAGGTGCTTTACATGGGGAAGTCACACGAACGTTTCCTCACTCTACTACCCTGGCCGTTATAGAAACTTATGATCAGGGAAGGCTTCTTTCTAAGAAGACCTTCTTCCCAAATGCTTTGCCTGCTAAAGAAGAAGTTTACCACGAAGATGGGTCTTTCTCCCTAACACGTTGGCCTGACAATAACAACTCTGACACAATCACAGACCCCTGCTTTGTAGAAAAAACTTATGGGGGAAGAGTATTGGAAGGTCATTACACCTCTTTTAATGGAAAATACTCTTCAACAATCCTTAACGGCGAGGGAGTTCGCTCTACTTTTTCTTCGGATAGTATCTTGTTGACAGAAGAGTCGTTTAATGATGGCGTAATGGTCAAAAAAACGACATTTTACTCGACTCGAGAACCCGAAACCGTCACTCATTATGTCAATGGGTACCCTCACGGAGTTCGGTTTACCTATCTTCCTGGTGGGATTCCAAATACGATTGAAGAATGGCGATATGGACATCAAGACGGCCTTACAATCTTATTTAAAAATGGTTGTAAGATTGCTGAAGTCCCATTTGTACGCGGAGCAAAAAATGGAATCGAACTCCGATACAATGAACAAGAGAATATCGCTGAAGAGATTTCTTGGCAGCACAACATCTTGCATGGAGTCCGTAAAATCCATGCGGCGGGGGTATGCAAATCCGAATGGTATTACAAAGGCAAACCTGTCTCGCAAATCAAGTTTGAACGACTCAGCGCTGCCAGATAATTCAACCTTGGGAGCGTCATGGCTGAAAAGTTCTTTGTTGTTTCTCCAACGTCCAAGAACTGTTTGGCCCAGGCTTGCTCTCAAGGGCTTGCTATAAATAGAACTCCCCCTATTCAAATTATTGTGCATTTCCGGGGAGATTCTATTTTTCACTCAAGGCTCTCTCCCGCTCCCGTTTTTACCTGTTTATTCCTTGGACCAGGAGCACATAAGGCCATGGAAGGACTTGTCCGCTGGTGTGAAGCCTACGCCAATAAAATGCCGCCTAAACTATCTTTTCTTGATCTATCCTCTTTCAAAGAGAAGCGCCTGGCAATCCCACAAGAAATACGCCAAATCCCCTTCGGCACTCGTCATACCTGTGAAGAGATTGCAGAACGCACAAAAACCCATACGGAAGAGGTGCTCATCGCCTGCCAAGAAAACCCCTTATCACTACTGATTCCCTGCCATCGAGTACTTTCCATTCATGACTACCCGGGCGGGGAAAAGCTTTACAAAGCCCTTACCGCATTTGAAGAACTCTCTTAATCCTGCATCTTAGGATCTAACGCATCCCGAATCCCATCTCCAATCACAGCAATAGCCATTAACAACAATGTCAACATAATAGCGGGAGGCCATAGAATGGCGCTCTCTGATGGAAATGCTGTGACTCCTTCTCGCAAAAGATTTCCCCAAGATGCCGAACTCTCCTCTCCTAACCCTAAAAAAGTGAGCCCTGCTTCACAGCTAATCATAGCCATCATCGAGAACGGCAATAAAGAAATAACCGGAACAATCACGTTAGGAAGGATCTGATGCACCATAATATGGTAATGGCTGTAGCACAAGTTGGTAGCAGCTAGAACATACCCTAAATTCCTTTGCTTTAAGGTTTCTATACGCACATAGCGACTAATACTGACCCATCCAAAACATCCCAGCAATACCGAATCTAATATGAGAGATTTTTTTTGTGTAATAGCTACCACGAGCATAAGAATAAACAACATGGGCATAGTCTCCCAAATTTCTGTCACTCGTGATAATAACATGTCTACCTTGCCACCAAAGTAGCCAGATAACAATCCCACAATGATGCCTATAAATAAAGCTATAGAAACACCCAATCCACCAACAACGATCGCAATACGAATCCCAAAGATCAGAGAAGCGAGTAAATCCTTTCTATTAATGCGTGTAAGCTGCCACCAATGCACATACTTGTTCATCTCTCGAGATCCGCCGGCATCATCTTCCCAGTGAAAGCTGCTTAATAATGGATTCAAAACCATTTGTACCTGTTCAGACTCGGTTTCTATCCAATTACGCTTATCCATGATAAACGCAATCGAATTATTTAAAGCTTCACGCTCTTCTAAAAGACTACGTACAAAGGCCAACTGCTCTCTAAAAGGAGCCTCTTTTTCCTCAAGAGCCTCAAACGCTGCACGCAACTGTTCTTGGGGATGTTGCTCGTATATCGCCATATTCAGAGCATGTTCTGAACGTGCTCTAGCCATCAAATAAGGACGGTAATCTTCCAGCAAAGTTCCCCATCCTTCAAAACCTTCCGGATAGGAAGGTTTTAACTTGTTGATCTTATTTTTGAAAAAACGCAGGCTTGCTGTTTCGTTCTTCATTTCTAGAAAATGCAGAGTCGGCATCGGAGATTGCTTACACAACTCGTATGCCTCCCTTTGTTTTTCAAGATGATCGTGCTGCATCTTGCGATATTTGGCTTTTACAAGCATTCCCAGCTGCTCATATTTACTCATATAAGCACGCTCACTTTCCCAAGTGCGTGTTCTTTTAGCAATTGTTGGAAGAAACTCTGTCTTTGGAGTTGTTTTCAATTCCTGTTGCAGATGCTTAGCCCGTTTCTGCTTTAACAGCTCATCCCGACAAGGATCTTGAACTCTCCCACTCAAAGCAAAAGAGAATACCGCAATATGTATTCCAGTCACTACACCTAGAAACAGCTTTTTCCACACACCACTGAGATAACGAAAGCCTAAAATAAAAAACGGCAGTGTGAGCATTAAGACATTAAAAAATAAATCGATAGACTTAGTGTAAAAACCTGGGAAAAGCAAATAACGGAACAAGGGGAAATACCACTCCCCGTGCCAACGAACAAGAATCGGTTTACTAGAAGCAAATAAAGGAGCGTAAATACCAATAAGCATAAGTCCAATAAAGAACTTTAAAGCTATAGAGGGAAGTGCCCGTCTATTATAAGCACGAAAAAATCGTTGATAAGATGTTTGGGGTTCCTTCATCTCACACCTTCCTTTCTTCTAGCTGTACACGTGGATCAAGAAGAACGTAACAAATATCCCCGATTAAGTAACCGATCAGAGAAATCACCGATCCCATAATTACGGAAAACATCACCACATTGTGATCACGATTTAGAATCGCCTGATAGAAAAATTTCCCGAAACCATCGATATCAAATAGTGTTTCCACTACTAAAGCTCCTCCAAGTAGTGCGCTTAAAGACGAGGCTAAAGAAGTGATTAACGTAGCTGCAGAGTTTTTCCCCACATGCCGAACCAAAATGTCATACTGAGAAATACCACGAGCTCGAAGAGCTGAAATATGGTCTTCTCCTAAGACTTCTAAAAATACAGCACGACTTAAACGTGACTGTGCAGCAAAAGCTCCGTAACTGACAGCACAAAAAGGCAAGAAACTGTGTAACACAATATCCGTCAGCTTTTCAAAAGAAGTCATTTCTTTGAATATTTCTGGAGATGAACACAGTCCACTGTAAGGCATAGAAATGGACGTAAATGGAACTGTTTTATTTAGAACGAAATTATCAATAATCCAAGGGACAGCAACAAAGACAGGAATAGAAAATAAAATCAAAAATAGAAAATTGAGAAGATGATCTATCCAATGGTTTTTATTCACAGCCATGATCATACCGAACACTTGGCATAATATAAAAACCACAATCATAGGAAGCAGGGATAGAATAAGTGACGAACCTAAACGTTTGATCACTTCAGAAACGACCGTCTTATGACAGTCGTTGCGTAACGTTCCAAAATCCAATCTAACGATACGAGAAAGGTACTTAGCAAACCGCGTCTCTAAGAAAAAGATCCTCCAGAGATCTCTTCGCATTAATTGCCCTCTTCCGCCCTCTTGCTCAACCCATTCTTGTAACGCGGCAACTTTAACTTCGATATTATCTTCATTCAATAAACGCACGAGTTCTGCATTGCTTTTAGACACTTTTTGATTATATTCGCGCTGTTCCTCCAGCAAACGTGCTCCAACAATCCCCTGACGAATACCTCCTCGAATGAATAAATCTGCTGCAACATGTCGATAAATATCCTCTTTCGAAGAATCTTCAGCCTCTGCAAGCAGCGCCGGCATAATGAACTTGGCACAATCTCCCCAATACACCTTAATATTGGTTATGCTTCCTGTCTTACTCTTCTTGTGAATCGTCCCATCAATAATCTCTTGAATCCCAGCACGGAGTTCCGATCGAGAAATCTGTGGTCGAGTATTAAAAAAAATAGGGAGAGTTAATCCGTAATGCTCTCTAAATTGTAAATAACGGTCCGGCCCTTTATACGTACGAACCTTATCCGATCTCCCAGCCTCACCTTGGGCATCCACACTATGTTCCTCAAGCAGGTCTCCTGGAGCAGCATTGAGAATCACAAAATTCACAGAGATGATAGCAAAGAGCGTTAAGGGAATCAAAAGCAGACGTTTTAAGATATAGCGGAGCATCGACCCTCCTCTTTATCTACCCACAACATGGATAAATTCACTGTCTCATCTTGAGCTCCAGGAATCAAATCCTGATGTTCTGTTGGCACAAAAATATTTTTTACAAACTCCTTATAGACAAGGGAGTACTGTCTTGAATAGAGAAACGCGTAAGGAGATTCCTCATGAATCACCTCGTGAAAACGGTGATACAAGGCTTGGCGCTTATTAGAATCATACTCGTAACTGAGCTGTTCGATGATACGGTCTGCTTCCTCATTACAAAATCCAACAGCATTGGCAGATCCTTTCTCCAAAGCTCCTTCCGAATGCCATAGAGCACGAGGATCTTCTGGAGGGGTTCCTAAACACCATCCGGAAAGAATAGCATCGAAATTTTTCTCCTCGAGGGCTTGTGAATAATCCGCCATATCTAACCCGAGTAAGCAACACTCGATACCCACCTCTTTACATACCGTAGCTACATATTCGGCAATCGTTCGTGCTGTTACACTTTTCACATAGTAGCATAACCGGAAACGGAAAGGCACTACAACTCCATCGATTACTTTCTCACGAATACCATCTCCATCAGCATCGATCCAGCCCTCTTCCTCTAATTTACGTGCGGCCTCTTCCGGAGAGTATTGCCATCCCTCTACATCTCTGTTGTATGATGGAGAGCAGAGAGAAAAAGGCCCACTCACAGAGACTCCACGACCATCCAAGCACTGCTCAATAATGCGATCCCGATCGATCAACATATTCATGGCTTGTCGTACCGAACGATTGTTAAAGAAAAGAGAAAGACAATTCCATCCGATGTAAGAATAGGACCGGTCTGATGAATTTTTTTCTAAAATTGCCTCTCCTCTAGCAGCTTGTTCCTTATAAGCAGAGGTTTGCATGAAGCTCGCTAGATTATCGACATGGTTAGGAGGGAAATACGCAATATCCACCTTCCCAGCTTTGAAATCTTGGAAGAGAGAATCTGTACTATCTTTCATATAGATATAGCGCTTCTCCACAAGAGCCGCAAACGGATTATGATAATTAGGATTACGAACTAAAGTAATTTTCTCATCATCCATCCCTGCAAATCGGAATGCTCCACAGCTCACTATGTAATTATACGCCCAATGTGAAGAAAAGTTTTGCGCCCATACCGAATCTTTGCGATACGTATCAGGATCAGAATCTTCTGGAACGATCTTCTCTCCATTTGCGAAATACTGATACACGAAACAAGGTAACGGTTGGAGTGCCAATGTATTCGCGAAAGCAGAATAGAGCACTTTTTTCTCTTCCTCTCCCTGTTCATTACGTACAGTAT carries:
- a CDS encoding ABC transporter substrate-binding protein; the encoded protein is MIDKIIRTILVLSLFLLYWSSDLLEKDVKSIKRELKALHEDVLELVRISHQQKNWVQSTDFSVSPEISVLKDCGDPAFPNLLCEDPYVEKVVPSLLKEGFVPKGILRTAQVGRPDNLSPFNGFVNIVRFYELCVPNLAVEHVGKYEEFAPSLALKIEEHYVEDGSGDKEFHIYLRPNMFWEPIDPTLFPKNITLADTFLRPHPVTAHDVKFYYDVVMNPYVAEMRAVAMRSYFEDMVSVRVENDLKLIVRWRAHTVRNEQGEEEKKVLYSAFANTLALQPLPCFVYQYFANGEKIVPEDSDPDTYRKDSVWAQNFSSHWAYNYIVSCGAFRFAGMDDEKITLVRNPNYHNPFAALVEKRYIYMKDSTDSLFQDFKAGKVDIAYFPPNHVDNLASFMQTSAYKEQAARGEAILEKNSSDRSYSYIGWNCLSLFFNNRSVRQAMNMLIDRDRIIEQCLDGRGVSVSGPFSLCSPSYNRDVEGWQYSPEEAARKLEEEGWIDADGDGIREKVIDGVVVPFRFRLCYYVKSVTARTIAEYVATVCKEVGIECCLLGLDMADYSQALEEKNFDAILSGWCLGTPPEDPRALWHSEGALEKGSANAVGFCNEEADRIIEQLSYEYDSNKRQALYHRFHEVIHEESPYAFLYSRQYSLVYKEFVKNIFVPTEHQDLIPGAQDETVNLSMLWVDKEEGRCSAIS